The Arachis hypogaea cultivar Tifrunner chromosome 19, arahy.Tifrunner.gnm2.J5K5, whole genome shotgun sequence genome has a window encoding:
- the LOC140182310 gene encoding uncharacterized protein — translation MVITARVGTGLVKRILVDTGADSNIMFCNVFVALGLRDADLQTHQHCVVGLGDHFIKSDCIITLPTSLGQGQGRRTIMAEFVILRDSTAYNIILGRKTINDLGGVISTRMLVMKFITEEGSVGSVRGDLETAVACDNASLSLRKKSKEASGVFLADLDARVDDKPRPKPEGDLEKFRVGNSEEKFMFVNRNLPHELKEPLMEMIRANGNLFAWTPTDMPGIDSGLMSHHLAIRPEAKPVAQRRRKMSQERAEEVARQTASLLEAGFILELDYSTWLSNMEAGKKAQWEMEDVCGLLRSQ, via the coding sequence ATGGTCATAACGGCTAGAGTAGGAACCGGTCTCGTCAAACGAATCCTTGTAGATACAGGGGcagactcgaacatcatgttctGTAATGTGTTCGTTGCCTTAGGCCTAAGGGACGCCGACCTACAGACTCACCAGCACTGCGTTGTGGGGCTCGGCGACCATTTTATCAAGTCAGATTGCATAATCACCCTACCAACCTCATTGGGACAAGGCCAAGGGAGAAGAACGATAATGGCCGAGTTCGTGATCTTACGAGACTCCACCGCTTacaacatcatcctggggagaaagACAATCAACGACCTAGGAGGAGTCATCAGCACAAGGATGTTGGTAATGAAGTTCATAACTGAAGAAGGGTCAGTAGGGTCTGTGAGGGGAGACctggaaacggcagtcgcttgcgacaacgCCAGTCTCTCATTAAGAAAGAAGTCTAAAGAGGCATCGGGAGTATTCCTCGCCGACCTGGATGCCAGAGTCGACGACAAACCCAGACCCAAACCCGAAGGGGACCTGGAAAAGTTTAGGGTCGGAAACTCGGAGGAAAAATTCATGTTCGTGAATAGGAACCTCCCCCACGAGTTGAAAGAACCTCTGATGGAAATGATCAGAGCCAACGGTAATTTGTTTGCCTGGACACCTACCGACATGCCGGGTATAGACTCCGGTCTCATGTCACACCACCTAGCCATCAGACCAGAAGCCAAACCAGTGGCTCAAAGGAGGAGAAAAATGTCTCAGGAAAGGGCAGAGGAAGTGGCCAGACAGACGGCCAGCCTCCTCGAAGCGGGGTTCATCCTGGAGCTGGACTATTCGACCTGGCTATCAAACATGGAAGCTGGTAAAAAAGCACAATGggaaatggaggatgtgtgtggaCTACTCCGATCTCAATAA
- the LOC140182311 gene encoding uncharacterized protein, which produces MGATPFHRSILEVRLPKHFDKPTDMRYDGTQDPLEHLTAFEARMNMEGVGDEVRCRAFPVTLAGPAIRWYNNLPQGSVTGFADISHAFLAQFTTRIAKAKHPINLFGVTQRPDEPTRKYLDRFNDECLEIGGLTDSVASLCLTNGLLNEDFRKYLTTKPVWTMQEIQWGNRSLYCDYHKGYGHKTQDCFDLKDALEQAIRDGKLAEFSHLIREPRQRNRDQDGEDRTRAAKRCQEPAEDDQGLTIVNVVTARNAAPRSRWAQRKDAKVLAVSSSFARGTRKLPPISFGPED; this is translated from the exons ATGGGAGCGACCCCATTTCATCGTTCCATACTCGAGGTCCGGCTGCCAAAACATtttgacaagccaacggacatgaggtacgacgggACGCAAGACCCGCTGGAACAcctcacggcctttgaggccaggatgaacatGGAGGGAGTGGGAGACGAGGTAAGGTGCCGCGCTTTCCCGGTTACCCTGGCGGGACCTGCAATACGGTGGTACAATAACCTCCCGCAGGGCTCAGTGACTGGTTTTGCGGACATCAGCCATGCCTTCTTAGCCCAATTCACAACCAGGATCGCAAAAGCGAAGCACCCAATCAACCTGTTTGGGGTGACTCAGCGACCCGACGAGCCGACCAGAAAATACTTAGACAGATTCAACGACGAGTGCCTGGAAATTGGCGGGCTAACAGACTCAGTTGCAAGCTTGTGCCTGACAAACGGACTCTTGAACGAGGACTTCAGAAAGTACCTCACCACGAAGCCGGTGTGGACCATGCAGGAGATCCAAT GGGGAAATCGAAGCCTTTACTGTGACTACCACAAAGGCTACGGGCACAAAACACAGGATTGCTTCGACCTGAAGGACGCATTGGAACAAGCGATCAGGGATGGGAAGCTAGCTGAATTCTCCCACCTCATTAGAGAGCCGAGACAACGGAACCGCGACCAGGACGGCGAGGATAGGACTCGGGCAGCCAAGCGATGCCAAGAACCAGCGGAAGACGACCAGGGCCTCACCATAGTGAATGTGGTAACAGCTAGGAACGCGGCACCTAGGTCAAGGTGGGCACAAAGGAAAGACGCCAAAGTCCTGGCAGTCTCCTCGTCCTTTGCGCGAGGCACGAGAAAGCTCCCACCCATTTCGTTCGGCCCGGAAGATTAG